Proteins encoded within one genomic window of Episyrphus balteatus chromosome 1, idEpiBalt1.1, whole genome shotgun sequence:
- the LOC129907443 gene encoding uncharacterized protein LOC129907443, which produces MNRAQYVFLLLLIPLYTFTLHLFFITASLTANENEKVGIQKLECAVGVYFDNIGTVQVINSHWIIYVYYNMSTYWQELNELKNYVDRMEKLCTNEVLHQRHCMPTAEAIRHRLEVIEENNILLYSFNSENYQRSRLRRSPLDIVGNIAHGLFGVLDNEYAANIEAQILKIKTNENHFSELLKKQISITDSTTNILKRTTVQINHQFEVLNNYLKLTEKSITDSLNANEQERDISSLVSYLILVLTNFERLQGILLDVLLDLKHAKISPQIINPKQLTEQLLHIRSHLPGMLRLLQGSAVEYYKMASVKGRVLDGSVVFEIRLPLLDLEDYQLFGLIPLPFFSKNLVYSVETSTPYLAISLTRDKYFRLSDIEINFCKSFLPNALFCENHIPIFNSNQSYCEVSLLNHKSNNLKECDVKCISNSPQNFWKKLRNPNSWIFSVTNDITGHLICNQSSTSLTVSGCGVLTFRSSCSFKLPK; this is translated from the coding sequence atgaatcgtgcccaatatgtatttttacttttactCATTCCGCTATACACGTTCACCCTACATTTATTCTTCATAACGGCATCCTTAACGGCAAACGAGAATGAAAAAGTAGGCATACAAAAACTGGAGTGTGCAGTTGGCGTGTATTTCGACAACATCGGAACAGTGCAAGTAATCAACAGCCATTGGATCATATACGTCTACTACAATATGTCAACATACTGGCAGGAATTGAATGAACTAAAAAACTACGTAGATCGTATGGAAAAACTCTGCACTAACGAAGTTCTACATCAACGTCACTGCATGCCAACTGCAGAAGCAATTCGCCATCGATTAGAAGTAatagaagaaaataacattCTTTTGTATTCCTTCAACTCCGAAAATTACCAACGATCTAGATTAAGACGTTCCCCGTTAGACATTGTAGGAAATATAGCCCATGGTTTGTTTGGTGTTTTAGACAACGAATACGCAGCAAATATAGAAGCACAGATATTAAAAATCAAGACTAACGAAAACCATTTTTCtgagcttttaaaaaaacaaatttcaataacTGACTCCACAACTAACATTCTTAAGCGTACCACTGTCCAGATAAACCATCAGTTCGAGGTTTTGAacaattatctgaaattaacgGAAAAATCAATTACCGATTCTCTTAATGCCAATGAGCAGGAGAGGGATATATCATCCCTTGTTTCTTACCTAATTCTAGTTTTAACTAACTTTGAGCGCCTACAGGGAATTTTGTTAGACGTTCTTTTAGATCTCAAACACGCTAAAATAAGTCCACaaataataaatccaaaacaacTGACCGAACAGCTACTTCATATTAGAAGCCACCTACCAGGAATGCTGAGATTACTTCAGGGATCTGCGGTAGAGTATTATAAAATGGCTTCCGTAAAAGGTCGTGTTTTGGATGGCAGTGTAGTTTTTGAAATTCGTTTACCCTTACTTGATCTAGAAGACTATCAACTTTTTGGACTTATTCCGCTACCATTCTTTagtaaaaatttagtttattcTGTCGAAACATCAACTCCATACCTCGCCATATCCCTGACACGCGATAAATATTTTAGACTTTCTGATATAgagattaatttttgtaaaagtttcTTACCAAATGCATTGTTCTGTGAGAATCACATACCTATCTTTAATTCCAATCAAAGTTACTGCGAGGTTTCTTTGTTAAATCATAAATCTAATAACCTCAAAGAATGTGATGTAAAATGTATATCAAATTCACCGCAAAACTTTTGGAAAAAACTCAGAAATCCCAATTCTTGGATTTTTTCGGTGACAAATGATATAACAGGACATTTAATTTGTAATCAATCATCCACTAGTCTTACTGTATCAGGTTGTGGAGTATTAACATTTAGATCATCATGCTCGTTTAAACTCCCAAAATAA